The region TCCCAAGAGATTGGCAGGCATTTCTGGCAAATGGAGATAATAAGACAGAACTGTTTTCATTCCTGTCAACTGCGGTTGTAACAAATGGACAGTTCCCAGATGACAAAGATGTCTTCATAACAGCAGATGATTGCGTCCACCATGTTGGAAACAGTCCTCCAATGGATCGCTGCAACCAAGAGGAAGCTGACTCTCGTGTCCTACTGCATCTTCTCCATGCCCTCCAAACAGCATCAGTTGGGATGGTCTATACTGGAGACACAGATGTTGTCGTAATCCTGCTGAGTAATTTCCATCATATCAAGGCTTTGAATGCAACTGCAGAAATCTGGATCTGCTTCAAAACTGGAAAGACATCAAGAATGATTTACCTGAACACTCTTGCCACAAAACTGGGCACAGAAACATGTAAAGCCATGGCTCTCTTCCACGCATTCACTGGATCAGACAGCACATCTTCTTTCAAGTTCAGAGGTAAGCGATCCTTCTGCAAATTGATGCACGAAGTTCCACACTTGACAGAGGAGTTCACAACTATCGTTGAGACTCCATTCCAATCCTCTCCAAGGCTGAAAGAAGTTGCAATAAACTTTGTCCGTAGGCTGTACTCCAGTGAATCAAATGAGGAAAATGATGTTGATCTTCATCGAATGAGACTATTCTCACAGAAGACGAGGGATGTTGAAAGAATCCCCCCAACAATGGATTCTTTGGATCTACATCTAAAAAGGAGTGTCTTCCAAGCAAGCATCTGGACGACAGCCCACATGTAAGTATGCACCTGTATGGATTTGAGTATTGTACTatatattcacaaaaaaataatgcatttatttattcattcatttaggtCAACAATGCCTGTCAACAACCCCACTGACCATGGGTGGAAAGAAGAGGACAGCAAACTTCTTCCCATTTGGACTACGCTACCACTTGCAAAAGACATATTCCAACTAGATGTGCAGTGCGGTTGTACAAGTACTTGTACAAGTCGACCTGCCAGTTCTCGGTGCAAGTGCATGAAGGCAAAGTTAAAGTGCACACATCTGTGCAAGTGCACATGTCAGAACTTCTAAGACTGACATAGAATAAATCAAAGAAGTAAACCATAGTTATCATTGTAGAGTGAAGTTCTCAGAATAAATGTTAGCCCTATGGTCCTCTGGCCCTATGGCCAGAAAAACTATTGTTTCTCTTCTTATTGTTATTGATTTACTTTCTTCCAGATATAAAGTTCTTTAGTGGaaatttattttgtataaaatgaTGGCGTGATGGCTTGATGGCTTGATGGCTTGATggcttgattgattgattgattgattgattgcttgattgattgattgattgattgattgattgattgattgattgattgattgattgattgattgattgattgattgattgattgattgattgattgattgattgattgataaaagTTGGGACTCCTGATCCTAAATCCATACATACAAAGATTATGGCTGTTACTACATTTTGGGCATAGAATAGAAGAGTGAGGAGCATTTCTATTTCAGTTTAtggaaataacattaaaaagtaaaattccTTAGCAACTGTGAGGATATTTTCAGactttatctttaaaaaagcATAATTTCGCTTGTGTCCATTTAATATGTTGGGCTaagagtgtatttatttttaatctggtCGCCAAATGCTTAGTTTACCAGTTTCtccttttaattctgaatccatacaTACCTCATATGCTAAATGTGGTTAATCTAATCAAAAGTTGttgcagtttacatattttgCGGCGCCCCCTAGAGGCCATTTTTTATCTGTGTGTTTGACACTCAGACTCAAATTGTTCTATAGACCTTAAACTTCAACTTAGAAGTGAAAACCAAACTTTAACACAAATTTGAAATGACTGAGAAAAATTACATATCCATCCAACCCCAGTGAGAGAGGTTACTTTTAAAATACTTCATAGATGCTATCCAGTCAAGACCAATCTTATTAAATATAAGATAAACATTGACACACTCTGTTCTTTTTGTGGTAATATGGATGAAACAATTTCTCACTTATTCTGGAATTATTCATGTTATCGAGATTGACCtgaataattttataaatgctAAAGTTGATTCTTCCTTTAAGTTGAGCATTCAACATGTCCTATTTGGTGTATCAAAAAATGATATGACAAGCCCAGACAAAGTATATTTAATCAACCTTTTCTTAATTAttgctaaatatcatattcactgtACTTAATTTGCTAGCCAACGTCCAAATATAATTGTTCTCAAAGCTATATTAATATCATATTCAGACAGTCTTAACCCCAAAGCGGTTAAAACGAGAAGCTTATGTGAAAAATGTATTTCCtgatcttttgtttttatttctttttcctccttaaacctcaagccttctatttaattttgatatataatttattgtccttaatttgtaactgcattttatcctgaagttttgtaccttttctgtatatACCTATCAAtaaaaatttttaaaaaagtgttcAGAGTCTGCACAGTGGAGCATAAAAAGTGCTGCCTTCAGGACGATCAGGAAAAAGGAGCTTTTGGGAAGGACAGTGTGTAGGAAACGTAAAAGTTTCATTGGTTCAAAAACGAAGCTTGTTGTattattagttgtttttttttttttttttttttttttattatctttaaacctttaatccattttagtgactttgtattttatgttatttattattcatcttaagttttgtatagatttttctaaaatgttacactttttaggcattttttttactctcttttaatcctttagtttttagctccagtgtttcctcaggggggtcgtccacactgggaggtgtgtctgctccgcccatgggggtgtcgtcatgggggtccctcaggcctgggtagctgggggtgggactccaccttctgtgtggggtctatcctggtctgtccgggttgggggggtctctgtggcgatgctccttgtggtcatggccggtggagcctctcggtgtggacggccacccataggtagtgttttcctcatctggatcgttagtgctaagccatgtcaccagtccacttactgtgtgtgtgtgtgtgtgtgtgggcgtgtgagtgtatgcacatgtgtatgagtgtgagtgagggtgtgtgtatgtgtggggggtggggggtggggtcgtatgggatgttttaaattgtacttttgattgttattttatttttgtatgtaaagcaccatgagttgcacttacactgcatgagttggtgctatacaaataattaaagtttaagtttaagtttaagtttaatcaCTTCATGTTGTATGGGAAAAAAGATATGATATATTTACTTCATTTTCTTATTTAGCTATGTGTTGCTGCCAACGTTGATctaaagcagtggttcccaacctttattccttgtcccccctacttgtgtctaagaccagccggcccccgacccgtacgtactggcaccaagagagtaaagttattcgttacaaacctttaattgaaaaaagtgAACATTaatgatgtttttgtgatacatttctctttggtttaccctgtactttatttttctaaccttcattttgtgtcaccaatgtataaaatacacacaaaaaataattgcaaggacataaaaatatttctgaaaaatgtctcttttaatatgagagcaacattttttaccatttttcctttaacaacctgtcggagtagtagtatgattaaatgttgaataatgatataataatacgtttttaagtttttatcctgataaataacttttttagtatttttagtattttaaaatgaccaaaatatatttctaagtgggttcatacagacttggattactgtattccattaggtgtgttattatgattttttatttatttaacatgagtaaatataatttttacaactgcatatcctcaaagcagacaaagtttcgcgccccccgaGAGATctgagggcagcacggtggcttagtggttagcactgttgcctcacagcaagaaggttcccggttgcgtgggtttcctccgggtactcccgtttcctcccacagtccaaaaacatgcatattaggttaattgatctaaattgcccataggtgtgagtgtgagtgtgtctggttgtttgtggggactgcgggtggaaactagcatttctgctaaaacccggtgtattCACACTGcctaatgtagtgttcatgaatatgcattgtcccgtctaaataaactttgaaacatctggttgggagacactgatctaAACAGTTCACTTATTTGTCACATGTTTCAAAGAAGTTAGGTGATGACGTTTTTCATGTTCTGAGCTTTAACTTGTAGAGTTTACTTGTGAACATAACACGCTCTTTCCAGCCTTGATCCATCAGAATCCCCAGCTTTAGAGAGTTGAACATGTCCTTCATCCAACTTGTTTCTTGATGTAAAAACGTGTGTAGACAAATCACTGTATCAGTATaacatttatttgtagaaaAATACGACGCAAACTGAAGGCAGCACTCGAGAAGCAGCGTCATTGATCATGTTTTTGAACTTGCCATCCTTAGAGGAGGAACACTTCATATCTTCGTGAGCCATGTCTCCCTCTAGTGTGCATTTTATGCTTGTtacatttgacaattttaactTCTTTCTATAGGAGGAAAAATACATGGAGGTACTTTTGGTAAGTTTTATATTAAAGTCTAATCACTTGAGAGTTTTCAGGTCATTTACTTGAAGCACAGACCAGACATCACCAACCTCACACACAGTTTGGGGTATAATCGTGTTTATTTATCATGTATAACTTTGCAAACACAGTGTGAAAGCCTATGAGCAGACAAAGGGGGGCGAGAATAACTCAGATGTCTCTAAAAGCTATGTACATAGCCAGTTCAACACTCTGGTTTTCACAGAGACATTGAGAGAAAACATACTCAGCATATTTAGTGAACATCCTCGCAAATTAGGTTCTGTATAGCAAAATATTACAAACATCAGTACACTGCATAAATCTGATTATAAATCTAATGTCAGCTCTGCATAGCTATTGTCTCTTTACATGTTGGCTACAGCAACGATATATAGATGATACGAGtacatattctttttttctttgttttcaaaTACTGCATTACTTTATTCAAAGCTGTTTAGTGAAATTATTGTAAACATATTTTGGAAAACCAGGCACACCGAGTAGCGCATTCGTGGTCATCCTGTAAAGTTAACATTACAAGTAACTGGATTAGTATTGATCTGTGCATTAAAAACTACAAATGAGCAGAAGTTCTGCAACATAAGCGAGGATATATGGTGAAGTCTTGCTATATTATGCAGTAAAGGCAGTCATCTACACAACTTATAGACAGTTTGATCACACTTTCAGAGTTGCAGCCCCACATTAAAACGTCAATCCATTTCTTTATGggagtgactatttgcaccagggtacaaatagAAAGCCTCCACCAGCTGAGCTGTTCACACCCTGttgacatatgaaaacaaatgcgtTGCCCATGTGCATGTGCACCACTCTAAAATTGGAACCATTTCaaacaatacaggactgtctcagaaaattaaaacttttattattttaatattgctgatcatggcttacagcttaagaaaactcaaatatcctatctcaaaaaaatagaatattatgggaatcttaatcttaaactgtaaaccataatcagcaatattaaaataataaaaggcttgcaatagttcagttgatttgtaatgaatccagaatgtatgacattttgttttttttaattgccatccgtctgtttttggactgtgggaggaaaccggagtacccggaggaaacccacgcaagcacggggagaacatgcaaactccacacagaaagaccctgctgggcagggagtcgaaccgggaaccttcttgctgtgaggcaacagtgctaaccactaagccaccgtgctgccctttttttttttacttctttttaattgcattacagaaaataaaaaactctatcacaatattcaaattttctgagacagtcctgtagagccaggcaaacgtctgctctcacacttttgaatgaacaatttttgctcttatgtcatagtaagatattttgaagagattaaatgaagtttatcaaaagtggtgtgaatacctgtcaatcactgctGAGCTgatagatttttttatataaatcatttttttacatttttttttccaataatacatgggtgcaaatagcatacattgacattggtagcagggtgtaaatagcctacacatcagtacttgcacccgggtgtaaatagcctaagccTTTCTTTATCCACCAATAAACATGCAGCCTGACGTCCCGCCGCCGGGGTCGGACCTGGACACCGACACGTCACTTTCTCTCAGACAGAAGTTTAACTTGCTCACACTCTCTTCCTGTCGCCAACACACTTCCTCTTTTCCATCGTATTGGCTAAAACTAGTTAACACCCACCGGCAGCTGTTGGTGGGGTTGGACAAGGACTTTGAAAATAAATTACATTCCTGGTTCACTTCTCAGCTTATTTAAAGAACCTCATTTTCTCAGAGTGCTTAGAGTCTTTGAGTTGTTTGAGAGAGGAAGCGGTCTGTCCTGAGATGGGCTCCGACACCTCCAGCCTCAGTGTGTCTTCAGAAGAAGACGAGACCCCAGAGGATAGAATGGTGATTTTTTCAGGCAGGTTGGGAATATTTGCGATCAGCTTGGTCCTCGTGGTGGACGTGACGACATCGGCAGCTGCACTTGGGTCCGAGTATTTGACGGTTACCTTGGTCGGAGACGATGAGCTCACATCAGCAAAGGCATCTGAGGACTGGACAGAAGAGGTGGGACTGAGTTCCTCATCCACTGGTTCTGGGCTCTTGGGCGGTTCTGATGGGGAGGACAGGCCAAACTTGGGGAATTTAAACCAACTTGCCTTTTCAGGACTTTTAACGGTATCTTGCTTGGATTTCGGTTGCTCTTTTTCACCGAGTTCCTTTGACGTCTCGAGATTGAGTCCATCCTTGTCTGTTTGTGCAACATCCAATTCAACATCAATAGTCTTGAGGATATCAACGAATGATGTTAAAGTCAGATTGTCTCCTTTTGCGTCAGCCTCAGGTGCCGGGTCAGGTTCTTTACTGTCATTGTCAGCAGGGACTTCTTCAGGCTTTTGTCTTGAGATACTGAGTTTCGGCATTTTAAAGAGTTTGAATTTACTTGGAGCATCCGTCTCAGTGTTTGGTGTAACGTCCTTGAGGTCTTCTTGAACATCATCGCCAGCTTCAGGCTCAGCAGGTTCAGGCTCTGCTTCGTGGGGTTTGGCGTTTACTCCGACATCTGTGACAGAAACCTCAACGTGTGGCACTTCAGTCTTTACCTCGGGTTCTTTAGGGCTTgcctttgaaaaagaaaatctggggagggaaaatcttgttttttttaggcTGGGGTCAAGTTCTGCAACGGGGGACTCTTCCACTGGAGCTGCTTTAGCGTCTTCCACTGGAGCTCCTTTAGCGTCTTCCACTGGAGCTGCTTTAGCGTCAGCATCTGGGGGGGGGACTTCTGCCTGGGTCTCTAGGGGTGCAACGTCAGCTTTGGACGTTTCTGCATTGCCGTCAGTATCAGGGCTTTTGACAACTGTTCTTGAGAACGACATTCTGGGAAAAGCCCAGCTTGGTCGTTTCAACTTAGCCTCAACCTCAATTGTGGGCACATCTGCCTCTGAAACAGCACCGCCATCTTCTTTCATCTCAGCTGTAGGTAATTTTCCTTCGATTGTAGCTCCGGTGAACATAACCTCTCCATCTTTCTTTGGTTCACCTGCTTCAGCTTCAACACTAACTGCTTGATCTTTAATCTCTGGAGCCTTAACGTCCACAGGGACGGTGATATCTGCAGCTTTCTTTGAAATGTCGCTTTCTTCACACTCAGGTGGCTTGATCTCAACAGGAAGCTGTTTAGATGAAAATGAAAATCTTGGTAAGGAAAATCTTGGCTTTTTCAATTTAGCATCCAGGTCTGCAGCAGGTTCCCCGTCTGTTGATACACTTGACGATTCCTGGATGTTGCTATCTGGAGGATTTACTTCTACTTTAGCATCTACTTTGGCCTCTGGTGCTGCAACATCAACGTCAAGGCTGATGTCAGTTTCAGGAGCCTTGGTGCTGgtctttgaaaatgaaaaccAGCTTGTCTTCTTCACTTTAACGTCGGCCTCCATCGATCCTCCATCGGACACGGAGACGGAGCCCATGGACTCGTTGATTTTAAGATCAGATgataatgttgatgatgatccTTCAACACTACTTCGCTGAATATCAATACCAGGAACTACGTCAGCTTTGACTTCTGGTACATCGATATCTGTTTTTGGTAGGTCTAAATCAGCATCTGGGCCTTTGGTTTGTGACACAGAAAAACCAAGACTCGGCAGTTTAAATTTGATTCCCTTTCCTTCGTGTTCAGTTCCGGACGTTTTCATATCTATTGAGGAAGATTCGATACTGGATGCATCAATGGAAACGGCAAGAACCTGCTCAGATACCTGACTTTCGGCTTCCACTGCGGGTATTTCTGCAGTGGAACTTTGAGTACTGAGACCAAATTTAGGTAGTTTGAAAGTTGGCAGCTTGAATTTGGATGGTGATACTTCTGTGTCCTTAGTCACAGCTTTAACATCAGGAACTGGCGTTTCAACTTCAGCAGAAACCTTTTCCACTTCAACATCAGTGACTTTCACTTCAGCTTCGGCCTCTGGTAGTGTCACATCTACATCTGGCTTTGACAGGCTCAAATCAACATCCGGACCTTTGCCTTGTGGCACGGAAAAACCGAGACTTGGCAGCTTgaattttcttccttttccttcaATTTCGGTTCCTGTTGATTTTATATCTATTGATGGAGCTTCACATTCAACGCTGGGTGGATCAATGGAAACTGCAAGAACCGGCTCAGAAATCTCAACTCCTCCGGTTTTGACATCGTCCTCCAAAGCGGGTACTTCTACAGTGGAACTTGGAGTACCAAATTTAGGTAGTTTGAAGGATGGCATCTTAAATTTGGATGCTGATGCAACTTTGACCTCAGGGGCTTTAATTTCAACGTCAATTGCAGtggttttcatttcattatcTGATAGTTTCAATTCAGCTTCGGCCTCTGGTAGTGTCACATCTGCATCTGGCTTTGACAGGCTCAAATCAACACCTGGTCCTTCGGTTTGTGCCACAGAAAATCCAAGACTTGGAAGCTTGAATTTGATTCCTTTTCGTTCCTGTTCAGTTCCTGTTGTCTTTAAATCTATCGATGGACCTTCACATTCAACGTTGGGTGCATCAATGGAAACTGCAAGAACCGGCTCAGAAATCTGAGTTTCAACTCCTCCTGTTTCGACCTGTGTATCCACAGTGGGCACTTCTACGGTGGCGCTTGTACCCAGCCCAAATTTGGGTAGTTTGAATGATGGCATCTTGAATTTAGATGCTGATCCTTCTGCATCCTTTCTTCCAATATTGACCTCAGGGGCTTTAATTTCAGCGTCGATCGAAGGGGTCTTCATTTCATCTTCGGATGGTTTTAATTCAGCTTCGGCCTCTGGTAGTGACACATCTACATCTGGCTTTGACAGGCTCAAATCAACATCTGGACCTTTGCCTTGTGGCACGGAAAAACCGAGACTTGGCAGCTTGAATTTTCTTCCTTTACCTTCAATTTCGGTTCCTGTTGATTTTATATCTATTGATGGAGCTTCACATTCAACGCTGGGTGCATCAATGGAAACTGCAACAACCGGCTCAGAAATCTCAACTCCTGCTGTTTTGACATCATTCTCCAAAGCGGGTACTTCTACAGTGGAACTTGGAGTACTGACACCAAATTTAGGTAGTTTGAAGGATGGCATCTTAAATTTGGATGCTGATGCTTCTTTGTCCTTTGTACCAACTTTGACCTCAGGGGCTTTAATTTCAACGTCAATCGAAGTGGTTTTAATTTCATCATCTGTTAGTTTCAATCCAGCTTCGGCCTCTGGTAGTGTCACATCTACACCTGGCTTTGACAGGCTCAAATCAACACCTGGTCCTTCGGTTTGTGCCACAGAAAATCCAAGACTTGGAAGCTTGAATTTGATTCCTTTTCGTTCCTGTTCAGTTCCTGTTGTCTTTAAATCTATCGATGGACCTTCACATTCAACGTTGGGTGCATCAATGGAAACTGCAAGAACCTCCTCAGAAATCTGAGTTTCAACTCCTCCTGTTTCGACCTGTGTATCCACAGTGGGCACTTCTACGGTGGCGCTTTTAGCAAGCCCAAATTTGGGTAGTTTGAATGATGGCATCTTAAATTTTGATGGCGATCCGTCCACATCCTTTCCACCAACTTTCATCTCAGGGGCTTTAATTTCAACTTCAGCAGAAGCTTCTTTTGATACATCCATTACTTTCACTTCAGCTTCGGCCTCTGGTAGTGTCACATCTGCATCTGGCTTTGACAGGCTCAAATCAACATCTGGTCCTTCAGTTTGTGGTGCAGAAAAACTAAGTTTTGGCAACTTGAATTTGATTCCTTTTCCTTCATGTTCGGCTCCTGATGATTTTATATCTATTGATGGAGCTTCACATTCAACGCTGGGTGCATCAATGGAAACTGCAACAACCGGCTCAGAAATCTCAACTCCTCCTGTTTTGACATCGTCCTCCAAAGCAGGTACTTCTACAGTGGAACTTGGAGTACTGACACCAAATTTAGGTAGTTTGAAGGATGGCATCTTAAATTTGGATACTGATGCTTCTGAATCCTTTCTTCCAACTTTGATCTCCGGGGCTTTAATTTCAACTTCAGCTGTTTGTTTCATTTCATCACTAGTGAGTCTTGCTTCAGCTTCAGCCTCTGGGAGTGATATATCTACATCTATTTGAGGCTCAGACCAACCAAAATTAGGCAGTTTGAACTTGCTTGGTTTCGCTTCATGCTCAGTTTCTGTAATTGTAACTAATGCTTCTGGTGGACCAGCGGCAGGGGGTTCAATGCTGACGGTGAGAACTCCTTCAGGAATGTTAACTTCAGCTCCATCTATTGTTACATCTTTATCCACAGCAGGCTGCTCTAGAGAGGAACTTGGGGTGCCAGCTCCAAATTTGGGTAATTTGAATGACGGCATCTTAAACTTCAGGGGTGACCTCTCTGTGTCTTTTGCCACAAGATTGATCTCAGAAGCTTCAACAGACGGTCTTTTCAGTTGGACGTCACCAAGTGTGAGTTCAGCTTCAGGTAGTGTCACAGCGTCATCTTTCATTGATAAACTTAAATCTGTTTCTGGCATTGGGATTTCTGGTGATTtcatggtcacactttgtcctTTCACTTCAACTGTACCTTCTGAAAACTCAACACTCTTGTCCTGAAAACTGACATCGACTTCTGAAGCCTTGACACTTGgtttagaaaaagaaaacttaGGCATCATAAaccttgtttttttctgttttgcttCAGCCTCAACATCTGGCTGTTGCTCTGCCATTGGAATGTCTAAACTAGGCACTTGGACCTCTGGCACATCAACCTCTGCTG is a window of Cololabis saira isolate AMF1-May2022 chromosome 16, fColSai1.1, whole genome shotgun sequence DNA encoding:
- the LOC133462385 gene encoding neuroblast differentiation-associated protein AHNAK-like gives rise to the protein MCDCFHLAFPNWHAASSGTGRRLRGPETPSEDSSVCEEPGQFTEGERPRPQGSSPVEEYPEYKEREAEHDPHHKGGSGLKSKRSGLGSMFERRSTPKMSKLKEVHSPEAGVIVKTPKDGCSEGLVYGGGGKDGIFIKEVMPESPASKSLKVKEGDQLLSATVYFDDVSYEDAIQILEHAQAYKMKLCLKRKADVAETEAATASDAIPEEDIESAEMREEGKTKRRGDNRISWPKFPSFGKGRKSRFIRSHSSSEADEQRTLELSPTTSDTDSPIKSQNALKGKKKNKKKLPSLTKRGRISSSEDQDTEAPISVEISSDAQQKQDSAVVSPASPEGPSGESQGVAEDTKAGEDLRPEQDNQTKTDAQSVQHKVEITGIDGAVKTEDLTVAPADLGSPSGTKTLDKKKKKKEKSELKPKLWGREKSPKKDTKAKSSPKRLKTLGASIETEDLPETEKSGLKLGDQPGLDTKNQVANESMTTEIQLPKVELVVEDAAIVQKSPKKQKQVTKAGPTTTLMGDVTVEPTTEGAQIFSEALAKGSVPPAQLPKREDIEIPGMEDSSSTSTVQMSLDMESVKEAVSKLPGFKLPQVDTSGMPIPEEITVIDANAQRISVKTPTKVAENKSKNESPLTRIYMSTSPEISMTTVKLPKLTSDDLMAEEPVIELQKPQIELEFKPQEKDIITPQDLSTLQGQDIDQTGAINLAVAKEAHKKSKLPKITMPSFGIDIPKPKTSPKDLQFEAVKRKDSKQTVGITGDMKISETFITEYTDALDEFADKKDGHITVSDVIIEADEGLGAFPSDVSGDAVSGDDNLKIDGAQIKTPEREGKGSRFKMPVLNISVPKVKGAKMDLSPSKKDATDATAKAKAEVQIPEAPETYAGLGTASDYGTEQKELEEEAKHGLKIQTLEAQTEYDAQESKFKIPKLGLKMPRMKGSEFDVSLSRTGGDAKTKVQLPEAQDTDVSLGAVRVSIPEQKMDANKLDKEGKPLGFHGDLDRRGGKLKMQTFGIKMPKIKGSEFDMNMSKEKAEMQLSEAQKTDVSPGKVDVSIAEQKLEVEIPQMEIKSLPAEGELEAQGGKFRRPKFGIKMPKMKGPEFDMKFPGVPEADVGLDVSMPEQKMGFEKPQLDIKTLQPGSEQPAPSTDVEDPSIDAKPAKADYEMKGSKFKMPNLGFSMPKVKGPKLDIKLPDVEAPEIEVSPDYTDPSSSTFETANISFSTSETKAEVEIPEVSKTDISLGKPSIFRPKGKVGFGKPDVQIKPPLARVKVEGQGSKLKMETTGISLPNVQDVETPEIDLNFGTIDASAAEVNKEIEKTDVEIATQTGMRSPSKFKMPVFKFPKFGVTTPSVSAEVPDAEIDINIEKSDLQVEKPHKDIDVPEFTAEVDVPEVQVPSLDIPMAEQQPDVEAEAKQKKTRFMMPKFSFSKPSVKASEVDVSFQDKSVEFSEGTVEVKGQSVTMKSPEIPMPETDLSLSMKDDAVTLPEAELTLGDVQLKRPSVEASEINLVAKDTERSPLKFKMPSFKLPKFGAGTPSSSLEQPAVDKDVTIDGAEVNIPEGVLTVSIEPPAAGPPEALVTITETEHEAKPSKFKLPNFGWSEPQIDVDISLPEAEAEARLTSDEMKQTAEVEIKAPEIKVGRKDSEASVSKFKMPSFKLPKFGVSTPSSTVEVPALEDDVKTGGVEISEPVVAVSIDAPSVECEAPSIDIKSSGAEHEGKGIKFKLPKLSFSAPQTEGPDVDLSLSKPDADVTLPEAEAEVKVMDVSKEASAEVEIKAPEMKVGGKDVDGSPSKFKMPSFKLPKFGLAKSATVEVPTVDTQVETGGVETQISEEVLAVSIDAPNVECEGPSIDLKTTGTEQERKGIKFKLPSLGFSVAQTEGPGVDLSLSKPGVDVTLPEAEAGLKLTDDEIKTTSIDVEIKAPEVKVGTKDKEASASKFKMPSFKLPKFGVSTPSSTVEVPALENDVKTAGVEISEPVVAVSIDAPSVECEAPSIDIKSTGTEIEGKGRKFKLPSLGFSVPQGKGPDVDLSLSKPDVDVSLPEAEAELKPSEDEMKTPSIDAEIKAPEVNIGRKDAEGSASKFKMPSFKLPKFGLGTSATVEVPTVDTQVETGGVETQISEPVLAVSIDAPNVECEGPSIDLKTTGTEQERKGIKFKLPSLGFSVAQTEGPGVDLSLSKPDADVTLPEAEAELKLSDNEMKTTAIDVEIKAPEVKVASASKFKMPSFKLPKFGTPSSTVEVPALEDDVKTGGVEISEPVLAVSIDPPSVECEAPSIDIKSTGTEIEGKGRKFKLPSLGFSVPQGKGPDVDLSLSKPDVDVTLPEAEAEVKVTDVEVEKVSAEVETPVPDVKAVTKDTEVSPSKFKLPTFKLPKFGLSTQSSTAEIPAVEAESQVSEQVLAVSIDASSIESSSIDMKTSGTEHEGKGIKFKLPSLGFSVSQTKGPDADLDLPKTDIDVPEVKADVVPGIDIQRSSVEGSSSTLSSDLKINESMGSVSVSDGGSMEADVKVKKTSWFSFSKTSTKAPETDISLDVDVAAPEAKVDAKVEVNPPDSNIQESSSVSTDGEPAADLDAKLKKPRFSLPRFSFSSKQLPVEIKPPECEESDISKKAADITVPVDVKAPEIKDQAVSVEAEAGEPKKDGEVMFTGATIEGKLPTAEMKEDGGAVSEADVPTIEVEAKLKRPSWAFPRMSFSRTVVKSPDTDGNAETSKADVAPLETQAEVPPPDADAKAAPVEDAKGAPVEDAKAAPVEESPVAELDPSLKKTRFSLPRFSFSKASPKEPEVKTEVPHVEVSVTDVGVNAKPHEAEPEPAEPEAGDDVQEDLKDVTPNTETDAPSKFKLFKMPKLSISRQKPEEVPADNDSKEPDPAPEADAKGDNLTLTSFVDILKTIDVELDVAQTDKDGLNLETSKELGEKEQPKSKQDTVKSPEKASWFKFPKFGLSSPSEPPKSPEPVDEELSPTSSVQSSDAFADVSSSSPTKVTVKYSDPSAAADVVTSTTRTKLIANIPNLPEKITILSSGVSSSSEDTLRLEVSEPISGQTASSLKQLKDSKHSEKMRFFK